The sequence below is a genomic window from bacterium.
CCAAGGAACGGGGTTTTATCCTGTGATCCGGTTCAGCGAAGGGCGGCTCTCCCATCTCTCGCACCAGGTGCTGTCGATCTTCCGCGCCGAGGGGTTGGCGGACATCGAGAACGAGCGGTTGGCGCTGCAGGCGATCAAGCGCGCCCTCGAGGGCCAGCACGATCAGAACGCGCGACTCGACGAGATCGTGCGTCGCAAGATCGCCTCGCTGTCGCGCAAGGTGCCGCCCGGCAGCCACGAGTACGAGATCCTCTACCGCCGCTACATGGAAGAGGAGCAGCGCAAGAAAAGTTGATCCCGACCGGTTGACACGGGCATCGCCGGACCTACTTGTCCGGCGGCCGATTTTCGGCCGGGTTGCGTTGAACCCCGCTCAGCGGGACCTACCAAACCAGGACATCACCGAAGGAAGGAAGGAGAGAGGGTATGAAAATTCGCCCGCTGCAGGATCGCGTCATCGTTCAGCGCGTCCAGGAAGAGGAGAAGACCAAGGGCGGCATCATCATTCCGGACACGGCCAAGGAGAAGCCCCAGGAGGGCAAGGTCGTGGCGGTCGGGAAGGGCAAGGTGAACGACGACGGCAAGGTGACGCCGCTCGACGTGAAGGCCGGCGACCGCATTCTGTTCGGCAAGTACTCGGGTACCGAGGTGAAGATCGATGGGGAGGACTTCCTCATCATGCGCGAGGACGACATCCTCGGCGTGCTCGAAGGCAAGTAACGGGAGGAAGATGAGATGCCTGCCAAGATCGTAAAGTTCAGCCAGGATGCGCGTGACAAGGTCCTGCGCGGCGTGAATCTGCTCGCCGACGCGGTGACCGTCACGCTCGGCCCCAAGGGCCGCAACGTCGTGCTCGAGAAGTCGTTCGGGGCGCCGAACGTGACCAAGGACGGGGTCACGGTCGCCAAGGAGATCGAGCTCGAGGACAAGTTCGAGAACATGGGCGCGCAGATGGTGAAGGAGGTCGCGTCGAAGACCTCGGACGTCGCCGGCGACGGCACGACGTCGGCCACCGTGCTGGCGCGCGCCATCTTCGCCGAGGGGGCCAAGATGGTCGCCGCCGGCCACGACCCGATGTCGCTGAAGCGCGGCATCGACAAGGCGGTCGAGGCGGTCACCAAGGAGCTCAAGTCGCTCTCGAAGCCGACCAAGGACCAGAAGGAGATCGCCCAGGTCGGGACCATCTCGGCCAACAACGATGCCACCATCGGCCAGATCATCGCCGAGGCGATGGACAAGGTCGGCAAGGAAGGCGTCATCACGGTCGAGGAGGCGAAGAGCCTCGACACCACGCTGGAAGTGGTCGAGGGCATGCAGTTCGACCGCGGCTACCTGTCGCCGTACTTCGTCACCGATCCGGAGAAGATGGAGGCGGTGCTCGAGGACGCGTACCTGCTGATCCACGAGAAGAAGATCAGCGCCATGAAGGACCTGCTGCCGGTGCTGGAGTCGATCGCGCGCACCGGCAAGCCGTTCATCATCATCGCCGAGGACGTCGAGGGCGAGGCGCTGGCGACGCTGGTGGTGAACAAGATTCGCGGCACGCTGCACGCCTCGGCGGTGAAGGCGCCGGGCTTCGGCGACCGCCGCAAGGCGATGCTCGAGGACATCGCCATCCTCACCGGCGGCAAGGTGATCGCCGAGGAGCTGGGCATCAAGCTCGAGAACATCACGCTCAACGATCTCGGGCGCGCCAAGCGCATCGTCATCGACAAGGACAACACCACCATCGTCGACGGCGCCGGCAAGAAGGCGGACATCGAGGGCCGCATCAAGCAGATCCGGGCGCAGGTCGAGGAGACGACCTCGGACTACGACCGCGAAAAGCTGCAGGAGCGGCTGGCGAAGCTGGTCGGCGGCGTGGCGGTGGTCCGGGTCGGCGCCGCGACCGAGATCGAGATGAAGGAGAAGAAGGCGCGCGTCGAGGACGCGCTGCACGCCACCCGCGCCGCGGTCGAGGAAGGCATCGTCCCAGGCGGCGGCGTGGCCCTGATCCGCGCCTCGTCGGCGCTCGAGGGCCTGAAGCTCAGCCCGGAGGAGCAGGTCGGCGTCAACATCGTCCGCCGCGCCATCGAGGATCCCTGCCGCTGGATCGCCAGCAACGCCGGCTGGGAGGGCTCGATCGTGCTCGACCGGGTGAAGAACGGCAAGGGCGCCTACGGCTTCAACGCCGCCAAGGAGGAGTTCGAGGATCTCATCAAGGCCGGCATCGTCGACCCGACCAAGGTGGTCCGCACCGGGCTGCAGAACGCGGCGTCGGTGGCCGGCATGCTCCTCACCACCGAGGCGCTGATCGCCGAGAAGCCGGAGGAGAAGTCCGCCGCGCCGGGCATGCCGCCGGGCGGCATGGGTGGCATGGGCGGCATGGGCGGCATGATGTGAGCCGCGCCGACCAGGCGTGAAGCACCAAAGGCCCGCCGCCGATCCCGGCAGCGGGCCTTTTTCTTCTCTGCTACCGGGACATCACTGCCTTCGGCGAGGACACGCGCGGCGAGCTCGACGGCGGCCGACTTCGACCAGCCCCCCGACCGCGATGAACACCAACCCCTGGACGCCGCTGCCCACGCCGACTCCGACCACCACCTTCGTCGAGTCCCCGACGACCCGCGATTGTGGCGCCGTGCCCGAGCCGGAGCGCTGCGCCAGCGACAGCGAGAGACCAACCCGGCAACGCGCGCACCCGGTACGCCGGTGGCGATGCCGCAGTGCGTTCAGGAGAGCCACCGCAGCGACCGACTCCGCCGGGCTACAGCGGCGCGCAGGATGCACGTGCGCGTAGTCCGTA
It includes:
- a CDS encoding DUF507 family protein, whose product is MIRFSEGRLSHLSHQVLSIFRAEGLADIENERLALQAIKRALEGQHDQNARLDEIVRRKIASLSRKVPPGSHEYEILYRRYMEEEQRKKS
- the groES gene encoding co-chaperone GroES; this translates as MKIRPLQDRVIVQRVQEEEKTKGGIIIPDTAKEKPQEGKVVAVGKGKVNDDGKVTPLDVKAGDRILFGKYSGTEVKIDGEDFLIMREDDILGVLEGK
- the groL gene encoding chaperonin GroEL (60 kDa chaperone family; promotes refolding of misfolded polypeptides especially under stressful conditions; forms two stacked rings of heptamers to form a barrel-shaped 14mer; ends can be capped by GroES; misfolded proteins enter the barrel where they are refolded when GroES binds); this translates as MPAKIVKFSQDARDKVLRGVNLLADAVTVTLGPKGRNVVLEKSFGAPNVTKDGVTVAKEIELEDKFENMGAQMVKEVASKTSDVAGDGTTSATVLARAIFAEGAKMVAAGHDPMSLKRGIDKAVEAVTKELKSLSKPTKDQKEIAQVGTISANNDATIGQIIAEAMDKVGKEGVITVEEAKSLDTTLEVVEGMQFDRGYLSPYFVTDPEKMEAVLEDAYLLIHEKKISAMKDLLPVLESIARTGKPFIIIAEDVEGEALATLVVNKIRGTLHASAVKAPGFGDRRKAMLEDIAILTGGKVIAEELGIKLENITLNDLGRAKRIVIDKDNTTIVDGAGKKADIEGRIKQIRAQVEETTSDYDREKLQERLAKLVGGVAVVRVGAATEIEMKEKKARVEDALHATRAAVEEGIVPGGGVALIRASSALEGLKLSPEEQVGVNIVRRAIEDPCRWIASNAGWEGSIVLDRVKNGKGAYGFNAAKEEFEDLIKAGIVDPTKVVRTGLQNAASVAGMLLTTEALIAEKPEEKSAAPGMPPGGMGGMGGMGGMM